Proteins found in one Limibacillus sp. genomic segment:
- the rplS gene encoding 50S ribosomal protein L19 — protein MNVIQQLEQEQVAKLTEGKTIPEFTPGDTIRVNVRVVEGNRERVQAFEGVCIARKNRGLQSSFTVRKISYGEGVERVFPLYSPRLDSIELIRRGDVRRAKLYYLRGRRGKSARIAEATTGAAAKAAQADREAAQAAKEAQKAAAQAEKTDS, from the coding sequence ATGAACGTGATCCAGCAGCTCGAGCAGGAGCAGGTCGCCAAGCTCACCGAGGGCAAGACCATTCCGGAGTTCACCCCCGGCGACACCATCCGCGTGAACGTGCGCGTGGTCGAAGGCAACCGCGAGCGCGTGCAGGCCTTCGAAGGCGTCTGCATCGCCCGCAAGAACCGCGGCCTGCAGTCCTCCTTCACGGTGCGCAAGATTTCCTACGGCGAGGGCGTCGAGCGTGTCTTCCCGCTCTACAGCCCGCGTCTGGACTCGATCGAGCTGATCCGCCGCGGCGACGTGCGCCGGGCCAAGCTCTACTACCTGCGCGGCCGCCGCGGTAAGTCCGCGCGCATCGCCGAGGCCACCACCGGCGCCGCCGCCAAGGCCGCCCAGGCCGACCGCGAGGCCGCCCAGGCCGCCAAGGAGGCCCAGAAGGCCGCCGCCCAGGCCGAGAAGACCGACAGCTAA
- the trmD gene encoding tRNA (guanosine(37)-N1)-methyltransferase TrmD — protein MAEASGDRQGAATGDDPWRATLLTLFPEVFPGPLGASLAGKALEQGLWSLETLDIRGFARDKHRTVDDTPYGGGAGMVMRPDVVDEAIQAVADRPGPLIYLSPRGRLLTQERVRELAAGPGIRLLCGRYEGVDQRVLDAHGVEEMSVGDYVLSGGEMAALIVMDAVIRLLPGVMGNEDSGGEESFERGLLEYPHFTRPAVWQGRAVPEVLTSGHHEKVRQWRLAEAEEITRRRRPDLWAAYRPADDEDGTKED, from the coding sequence GTGGCGGAGGCGAGCGGGGACAGGCAGGGAGCTGCGACGGGAGACGATCCCTGGCGCGCGACGCTGCTGACGCTCTTCCCGGAAGTCTTTCCGGGACCGCTGGGCGCGAGCCTTGCGGGAAAGGCGCTGGAGCAGGGGCTCTGGAGCCTGGAAACGCTGGACATTCGCGGCTTTGCACGCGATAAACACCGCACCGTCGACGATACGCCCTACGGCGGCGGCGCGGGAATGGTGATGCGGCCCGATGTGGTTGACGAGGCGATCCAAGCGGTCGCCGACCGGCCCGGGCCGCTGATTTACTTGAGCCCGCGCGGCCGTCTCCTGACTCAGGAGCGCGTGCGCGAGCTGGCGGCGGGGCCGGGCATCCGGCTTCTCTGCGGCCGCTACGAGGGTGTCGACCAGCGCGTCCTGGATGCGCACGGGGTCGAGGAGATGAGCGTGGGCGACTACGTGCTCTCCGGCGGTGAGATGGCCGCGCTGATCGTTATGGACGCCGTGATACGGCTCCTGCCCGGCGTCATGGGCAACGAGGACAGCGGCGGCGAAGAGTCATTCGAGCGGGGACTCCTGGAGTACCCGCACTTTACGCGGCCCGCCGTTTGGCAGGGACGCGCGGTGCCGGAGGTTCTGACCTCGGGCCACCATGAGAAGGTCCGCCAGTGGCGTCTCGCCGAGGCGGAGGAGATCACCCGGCGGCGGCGGCCCGACCTTTGGGCGGCCTACCGGCCAGCGGACGACGAAGACGGAACGAAAGAGGATTAG